The Verrucomicrobiota bacterium genome window below encodes:
- a CDS encoding FtsX-like permease family protein — MTNPLNWFSQIISVVTFGILTVPQRKGSAAASVFGTAGVVGVLVGVLSIAQGFRAVMKNTGDPSVAMVMRSGSDSEMMSVLGGNEARIIADFPGVARGAEGPLASAELFVVINLPKRSTGTDANVPLRGVEPAAFQVHSAIQIIDGRKFDTGRNEIIVGVGALGEFAGLNLGSKLSVGRNEWTVVGIFTANGGIAESEIWTDATVLQGAYQGGNSFQSVFVRLNSPGAFQEFKDALTSDPRVNVKVVRQNEYYAEQSTILYNLITGLGSLIAALMAVGAIFGALNTMYTAVASRTREIATLRALGFRSGPVVISVLIESLILSLLGGAIGAALAYFAFDGFRTSTLNWQSFSQVTFAFDVTQQLLVQGAVYAAVIGLFGGLFPAIRAARLPVASALREL; from the coding sequence ATGACCAATCCGCTCAATTGGTTTTCGCAGATCATTTCTGTGGTGACGTTTGGGATTCTCACCGTGCCGCAGCGGAAAGGGTCGGCGGCCGCTTCGGTGTTTGGCACGGCCGGCGTGGTGGGGGTGCTCGTGGGAGTGCTCTCGATCGCGCAAGGCTTTCGCGCGGTCATGAAGAACACCGGGGATCCGAGCGTGGCCATGGTCATGCGCAGCGGTTCGGACAGCGAAATGATGAGCGTTTTGGGCGGGAACGAAGCGCGCATCATCGCGGATTTTCCAGGCGTCGCGCGCGGCGCGGAGGGCCCGCTGGCGTCGGCGGAGCTGTTCGTGGTCATCAACCTGCCGAAGCGGTCCACGGGGACCGACGCCAACGTGCCGTTGCGCGGGGTCGAACCCGCGGCCTTCCAGGTTCATAGCGCGATCCAGATCATCGACGGGCGGAAGTTTGACACGGGGCGCAACGAAATCATCGTCGGAGTCGGGGCGTTGGGAGAATTCGCCGGACTCAATCTGGGGTCGAAGCTGAGCGTGGGGCGGAATGAATGGACGGTGGTCGGGATTTTCACAGCGAACGGCGGCATTGCCGAGTCGGAAATCTGGACCGACGCCACCGTCCTGCAAGGCGCTTATCAGGGCGGCAACTCGTTCCAATCCGTCTTTGTCCGGCTCAATTCGCCGGGCGCATTTCAGGAATTCAAAGACGCGCTGACGTCCGATCCGCGGGTGAACGTCAAGGTCGTTCGCCAGAACGAATATTACGCCGAACAATCCACGATCCTCTATAATTTGATCACGGGCCTCGGTTCTTTGATCGCGGCGCTCATGGCCGTCGGCGCCATTTTCGGGGCTTTGAACACGATGTACACCGCCGTGGCCTCCCGGACGCGGGAGATCGCGACGCTGCGCGCGCTGGGGTTCAGGAGCGGTCCCGTCGTGATTTCGGTTTTGATCGAATCGTTGATCCTCTCGTTGCTCGGCGGGGCGATTGGCGCGGCGCTGGCCTATTTCGCGTTCGACGGATTCCGGACTTCGACGTTGAACTGGCAAAGCTTCAGCCAGGTGACTTTTGCGTTTGACGTGACGCAGCAGCTTTTGGTGCAAGGGGCGGTGTATGCTGCCGTGATCGGCTTGTTCGGCGGGTTGTTCCCGGCGATCCGCGCGGCGCGTTTGCCCGTCGCCTCGGCGTTGCGGGAACTGTAG